One genomic window of Salmo salar chromosome ssa12, Ssal_v3.1, whole genome shotgun sequence includes the following:
- the LOC106566047 gene encoding protein Wnt-2b-A produces MKIEMFCFFKPRGYSRTRTGSRNGTISRHSSNSTSRLYFTFILLLLIFTPRVDSSWWYIGALGARVICDNIPGLVNKQRQLCQRHPDLMQSIGEGAKEWIRECQHQFRHHRWNCSTLDRDHTVFGRVMLRSSREAAFVYAISSAGVVYAITRACSQGDLKICSCDAQKRGQASDDRGEFDWGGCSDNINYGIKFTKTFVDAREKMVKDARALMNLHNNRCGRMAVKRFMKLECKCHGVSGSCALRTCWLAMSDFRRTGDYLRKKYNTAIEVTMNQDGTGFMVADKDFKGTTKNELVYVENSPDYCIMDRAAGSLGTAGRVCNKSSRGTDSCEVMCCGRGYDTMRAKRVTKCECKFKWCCAVECKDCENTVDVHTCKPHRRPDWLDQTRR; encoded by the exons ATGAAAATAGAAATGTTTTGTTTCTTCAAACCCCGAGGATAttccaggaccaggactgggtCTCGAAATGGGACAATATCCCGACACTCCTCCAACTCAACCTCAAGGCTATACTTTACCTTTATTCTGctgcttctcatcttcacgcCTAGAGTGGATTCTTCCTGGTG GTACATTGGAGCCCTGGGTGCACGGGTGATCTGTGACAACATTCCAGGCCTGGTGAACAAGCAGCGCCAGCTGTGCCAGCGTCACCCGGACCTCATGCAGTCTATTGGGGAGGGTGCCAAGGAGTGGATCCGCGAGTGCCAGCACCAGTTCCGCCACCATCGCTGGAACTGCAGCACGCTAGACCGAGACCACACTGTCTTTGGCAGGGTCATGCTGCGCA GTAGCCGGGAGGCAGCGTTTGTGTACGCCATCTCCTCGGCAGGCGTGGTGTATGCAATTACCAGGGCCTGCAGCCAGGGGGACCTCAAGATCTGCAGCTGCGACGCCCAAAAGCGGGGCCAGGCTAGTGACGACAGGGGCGAATTTGACTGGGGCGGCTGCAGCGACAACATCAACTATGGCATCAAGTTCACCAAGACCTTTGTTGATGCCAGAGAAAAGATGGTGAAGGACGCTCGGGCACTGATGAATCTACACAACAACCGCTGTGGACGAATG GCAGTGAAGCGCTTTATGAAACTGGAGTGCAAGTGTCATGGCGTCAGCGGCTCCTGTGCCCTTAGAACCTGCTGGCTGGCCATGTCGGACTTCCGGAGGACCGGGGACTACCTCCGGAAGAAGTACAACACGGCCATCGAGGTGACCATGAACCAGGATGGCACCGGGTTCATGGTGGCTGACAAGGACTTCAAGGGAACCACCAAGAATGAGCTGGTGTATGTAGAAAACTCCCCAGACTACTGCATCATGGACAGAGCAGCAG GCTCCCTGGGAACGGCAGGGAGAGTCTGCAACAAGTCTTCTAGAGGCACAGACAGCTGCGAGGTCATGTGTTGCGGACGGGGCTACGACACAATGCGCGCCAAGCGAGTCACCAAGTGCGAGTGCAAGTTCAAGTGGTGTTGCGCCGTGGAGTGTAAGGACTGTGAGAACACTGTGGACGTTCACACCTGTAAGCCCCACAGGCGACCCGATTGGCTGGACCAAACCAGACGCTGA